In Lagenorhynchus albirostris chromosome 14, mLagAlb1.1, whole genome shotgun sequence, one DNA window encodes the following:
- the CABYR gene encoding calcium-binding tyrosine phosphorylation-regulated protein isoform X1 → MISGRPRLVVPYGLKTLLEGVSRAILKTNPPNITQFAAVYFKELIVFREGNNSLDVKDLVKLFHQIKGEKWSEGMAQEKKPECVKEPERTSTVSQEPKRMEKSTDTEEDNITAPQFSNKTTQFPSVHAELFSEPEGAPEAARAPSKPTAPENATPASPPSPAAVSPELAYVPADPAQFAVQMLGNVSPVHSDHSEILMVDVATSMPVFPEEMLSSEAAEDDVVATPVHSGEMAAVQVLSETSVHVDLGPKPKHHKAEPPMASSFPLQDEQEPPAYSQAPQVPLQAAIEVTSTTHIASIDKDEPVIEGATNVEQILEQTVIPFSDHVACLKGNEQSPPLSPILVVGETASRGSEKSVGSANFVQLESAKYDSSVHVEADGSATTVSSEISVHIEVDIFALAPGSAGQEDSWENRASQETEVKPALSGEAAQVVRSAIAASEAGQPPPYSNMWTLYCLTDMSQQSRPSPPPAPGPFPQATLYLPNSKEPQFLQHPPKVASPTSGMMDSKTTSAPPFILVGSNVQEAQDWKPVPQSDALKRYTAVQVPIAVPADQKFQKHTPNPQNANPPTSGQDVPRPQSPVFLSVAFPVEDVAKKRSGFGDKGTPCGSYGIAGEITVTTANVRRAET, encoded by the exons ATGATTTCTGGAAGGCCCAGACTTGTCGTACCTTATGGCCTCAAGACTCTGCTTGAGGGAGTTAGCAGAGCCATACTCAAAACCAATCCACCAAACATCACCCAGTTTGCAGCAGTTTATTTCAAAGAACTTATTGTGTTTAGAGAAG gaAATAATTCTCTGGATGTAAAAGATCTTGTTAAACTATTTCATCAGATAAAAG GGGAGAAGTGGTCAGAAGGAATGGCACAAGAGAAGAAACCAGAATGCGTGAAAGAGCCAGAAAGAACATCTACAGTTTCCCAAGAACCTAAACGGATGGAAAAATCTACGGACACAGAGGAGGACAACATAACTGCACCGCAGTTTAGCAACAAAACCACGCAGTTCCCGTCGGTTCATGCTGAGCTGTTCTCAGAGCCTGAGGGCGCCCCTGAAGCAGCTCGTGCTCCTTCGAAACCGACCGCCCCTGAGAATGCCACCCCGGCCTCACCGCCGTCGCCAGCAGCTGTCTCACCCGAGCTGGCCTATGTCCCTGCTGACCCAGCTCAGTTTGCTGTTCAGATGTTAGGTAATGTTTCTCCGGTTCATTCGGATCACTCTGAAATTTTAATGGTGGACGTGGCAACAAGTATGCCCGTTTTTCCCGAGGAGATGCTGAGCTCAGAGGCTGCTGAAGATGATGTGGTGGCCACTCCTGTGCATTCTGGAGAGATGGCAGCAGTGCAGGTTCTGAGCGAGACATCTGTCCATGTAGATTTGGGTCCTAAACCTAAACACCATAAGGCTGAACCACCAATGGCTTCCTCATTCCCCTTGCAGGATGAACAAGAACCTCCTGCTTACAGTCAAGCTCCTCAGGTCCCTTTGCAGGCTGCTATTGAGGTGACATCCACCACGCACATAGCATCTATCGATAAAGATGAGCCTGTGATCGAAGGAGCTACTAATGTTGAGCAAATACTGGAACAAACGGTTATCCCCTTTTCTGATCATGTTGCTTGTCTTAAAGGAAATGAGCAGTCACCACCCCTTAGTCCCATACTTGTAGTAGGCGAGACAGCCTCACGCGGGTCTGAAAAATCTGTGGGTTCTGCAAACTTTGTGCAGTTGGAGAGTGCAAAATATGACTCCTCAGTACATGTGGAGGCAGACGGCTCTGCCACAACAGTGAGCTCTGAAATATCTGTGCACATTGAAGTGGACATCTTTGCGCTCGCCCCTGGCAGTGCTGGGCAGGAGGACTCATGGGAAAACCGTGCGTCCCAGGAGACGGAGGTCAAACCCGCGCTCTCAGGGGAAGCCGCACAAGTAGTGCGCTCAG CAATAGCAGCAAGCGAAGCAGGACAACCACCACCATATTCTAACATGTGGACCCTTTATTGTCTAACTGACATGAGTCAACAAAGTCGCCCGTCACCACCACCTGCACCTGGGCCTTTCCCCCAAGCAACCCTCTATTTACCTAATTCTAAGGAGCCACAGTTTCTGCAGCACCCACCAAAAGTTGCTTCTCCAACTTCCGGGATGATGGACAGCAAGACGACCAGTGCCCCGCCTTTCATTTTAGTGGGCTCAAATGTTCAGGAAGCACAGGACTGGAAGCCTGTTCCCCAGTCAGATGCCTTGAAGAGATACACTGCAGTGCAAGTCCCCATTGCTGTTCCTGCAGATCAGAAATTCCAGAAACACACCCCCAATCCCCAGAATGCTAATCCTCCTACAAGTGGACAAGATGTCCCCAGACCACAAAGtccagtttttctttctgttgctttCCCGGTAGAAGATGTAGCCAAAAAACGTTCAGGATTTGGTGACAAAGGTACTCCCTGTGGAAGTTACGGTattgctggagaaataactgtGACAACTGCCAATGTTCGCAGAGCAGAAACTTGA
- the CABYR gene encoding calcium-binding tyrosine phosphorylation-regulated protein isoform X2 — protein MISGRPRLVVPYGLKTLLEGVSRAILKTNPPNITQFAAVYFKELIVFREGNNSLDVKDLVKLFHQIKGEKWSEGMAQEKKPECVKEPERTSTVSQEPKRMEKSTDTEEDNITAPQFSNKTTQFPSVHAELFSEPEGAPEAARAPSKPTAPENATPASPPSPAAVSPELAYVPADPAQFAVQMLGNVSPVHSDHSEILMVDVATSMPVFPEEMLSSEAAEDDVVATPVHSGEMAAVQVLSETSVHVDLGPKPKHHKAEPPMASSFPLQDEQEPPAYSQAPQVPLQAAIEVTSTTHIASIDKDEPVIEGATNVEQILEQTVIPFSDHVACLKGNEQSPPLSPILVVGETASRGSEKSVGSANFVQLESAKYDSSVHVEADGSATTVSSEISVHIEVDIFALAPGSAGQEDSWENRASQETEVKPALSGEAAQVVRSGASVRSSSGPQPPVPGLNEPEIEPE, from the exons ATGATTTCTGGAAGGCCCAGACTTGTCGTACCTTATGGCCTCAAGACTCTGCTTGAGGGAGTTAGCAGAGCCATACTCAAAACCAATCCACCAAACATCACCCAGTTTGCAGCAGTTTATTTCAAAGAACTTATTGTGTTTAGAGAAG gaAATAATTCTCTGGATGTAAAAGATCTTGTTAAACTATTTCATCAGATAAAAG GGGAGAAGTGGTCAGAAGGAATGGCACAAGAGAAGAAACCAGAATGCGTGAAAGAGCCAGAAAGAACATCTACAGTTTCCCAAGAACCTAAACGGATGGAAAAATCTACGGACACAGAGGAGGACAACATAACTGCACCGCAGTTTAGCAACAAAACCACGCAGTTCCCGTCGGTTCATGCTGAGCTGTTCTCAGAGCCTGAGGGCGCCCCTGAAGCAGCTCGTGCTCCTTCGAAACCGACCGCCCCTGAGAATGCCACCCCGGCCTCACCGCCGTCGCCAGCAGCTGTCTCACCCGAGCTGGCCTATGTCCCTGCTGACCCAGCTCAGTTTGCTGTTCAGATGTTAGGTAATGTTTCTCCGGTTCATTCGGATCACTCTGAAATTTTAATGGTGGACGTGGCAACAAGTATGCCCGTTTTTCCCGAGGAGATGCTGAGCTCAGAGGCTGCTGAAGATGATGTGGTGGCCACTCCTGTGCATTCTGGAGAGATGGCAGCAGTGCAGGTTCTGAGCGAGACATCTGTCCATGTAGATTTGGGTCCTAAACCTAAACACCATAAGGCTGAACCACCAATGGCTTCCTCATTCCCCTTGCAGGATGAACAAGAACCTCCTGCTTACAGTCAAGCTCCTCAGGTCCCTTTGCAGGCTGCTATTGAGGTGACATCCACCACGCACATAGCATCTATCGATAAAGATGAGCCTGTGATCGAAGGAGCTACTAATGTTGAGCAAATACTGGAACAAACGGTTATCCCCTTTTCTGATCATGTTGCTTGTCTTAAAGGAAATGAGCAGTCACCACCCCTTAGTCCCATACTTGTAGTAGGCGAGACAGCCTCACGCGGGTCTGAAAAATCTGTGGGTTCTGCAAACTTTGTGCAGTTGGAGAGTGCAAAATATGACTCCTCAGTACATGTGGAGGCAGACGGCTCTGCCACAACAGTGAGCTCTGAAATATCTGTGCACATTGAAGTGGACATCTTTGCGCTCGCCCCTGGCAGTGCTGGGCAGGAGGACTCATGGGAAAACCGTGCGTCCCAGGAGACGGAGGTCAAACCCGCGCTCTCAGGGGAAGCCGCACAAGTAGTGCGCTCAGGTGCGTCCGTAAGATCATCTAGTGGCCCCCAACCTCCTGTTCCAGGTCTTAATGAACCAGAAATCGAACCAGAATGA
- the CABYR gene encoding calcium-binding tyrosine phosphorylation-regulated protein isoform X3 produces the protein MAQEKKPECVKEPERTSTVSQEPKRMEKSTDTEEDNITAPQFSNKTTQFPSVHAELFSEPEGAPEAARAPSKPTAPENATPASPPSPAAVSPELAYVPADPAQFAVQMLGNVSPVHSDHSEILMVDVATSMPVFPEEMLSSEAAEDDVVATPVHSGEMAAVQVLSETSVHVDLGPKPKHHKAEPPMASSFPLQDEQEPPAYSQAPQVPLQAAIEVTSTTHIASIDKDEPVIEGATNVEQILEQTVIPFSDHVACLKGNEQSPPLSPILVVGETASRGSEKSVGSANFVQLESAKYDSSVHVEADGSATTVSSEISVHIEVDIFALAPGSAGQEDSWENRASQETEVKPALSGEAAQVVRSGASVRSSSGPQPPVPGLNEPEIEPE, from the coding sequence ATGGCACAAGAGAAGAAACCAGAATGCGTGAAAGAGCCAGAAAGAACATCTACAGTTTCCCAAGAACCTAAACGGATGGAAAAATCTACGGACACAGAGGAGGACAACATAACTGCACCGCAGTTTAGCAACAAAACCACGCAGTTCCCGTCGGTTCATGCTGAGCTGTTCTCAGAGCCTGAGGGCGCCCCTGAAGCAGCTCGTGCTCCTTCGAAACCGACCGCCCCTGAGAATGCCACCCCGGCCTCACCGCCGTCGCCAGCAGCTGTCTCACCCGAGCTGGCCTATGTCCCTGCTGACCCAGCTCAGTTTGCTGTTCAGATGTTAGGTAATGTTTCTCCGGTTCATTCGGATCACTCTGAAATTTTAATGGTGGACGTGGCAACAAGTATGCCCGTTTTTCCCGAGGAGATGCTGAGCTCAGAGGCTGCTGAAGATGATGTGGTGGCCACTCCTGTGCATTCTGGAGAGATGGCAGCAGTGCAGGTTCTGAGCGAGACATCTGTCCATGTAGATTTGGGTCCTAAACCTAAACACCATAAGGCTGAACCACCAATGGCTTCCTCATTCCCCTTGCAGGATGAACAAGAACCTCCTGCTTACAGTCAAGCTCCTCAGGTCCCTTTGCAGGCTGCTATTGAGGTGACATCCACCACGCACATAGCATCTATCGATAAAGATGAGCCTGTGATCGAAGGAGCTACTAATGTTGAGCAAATACTGGAACAAACGGTTATCCCCTTTTCTGATCATGTTGCTTGTCTTAAAGGAAATGAGCAGTCACCACCCCTTAGTCCCATACTTGTAGTAGGCGAGACAGCCTCACGCGGGTCTGAAAAATCTGTGGGTTCTGCAAACTTTGTGCAGTTGGAGAGTGCAAAATATGACTCCTCAGTACATGTGGAGGCAGACGGCTCTGCCACAACAGTGAGCTCTGAAATATCTGTGCACATTGAAGTGGACATCTTTGCGCTCGCCCCTGGCAGTGCTGGGCAGGAGGACTCATGGGAAAACCGTGCGTCCCAGGAGACGGAGGTCAAACCCGCGCTCTCAGGGGAAGCCGCACAAGTAGTGCGCTCAGGTGCGTCCGTAAGATCATCTAGTGGCCCCCAACCTCCTGTTCCAGGTCTTAATGAACCAGAAATCGAACCAGAATGA
- the CABYR gene encoding calcium-binding tyrosine phosphorylation-regulated protein isoform X4: MISGRPRLVVPYGLKTLLEGVSRAILKTNPPNITQFAAVYFKELIVFREGNNSLDVKDLVKLFHQIKGEKWSEGMAQEKKPECVKEPERTSTVSQEPKRMEKSTDTEEDNITAPQFSNKTTQFPSVHAELFSEPEGAPEAARAPSKPTAPENATPASPPSPAAVSPELAYVPADPAQFAVQMLAIAASEAGQPPPYSNMWTLYCLTDMSQQSRPSPPPAPGPFPQATLYLPNSKEPQFLQHPPKVASPTSGMMDSKTTSAPPFILVGSNVQEAQDWKPVPQSDALKRYTAVQVPIAVPADQKFQKHTPNPQNANPPTSGQDVPRPQSPVFLSVAFPVEDVAKKRSGFGDKGTPCGSYGIAGEITVTTANVRRAET; encoded by the exons ATGATTTCTGGAAGGCCCAGACTTGTCGTACCTTATGGCCTCAAGACTCTGCTTGAGGGAGTTAGCAGAGCCATACTCAAAACCAATCCACCAAACATCACCCAGTTTGCAGCAGTTTATTTCAAAGAACTTATTGTGTTTAGAGAAG gaAATAATTCTCTGGATGTAAAAGATCTTGTTAAACTATTTCATCAGATAAAAG GGGAGAAGTGGTCAGAAGGAATGGCACAAGAGAAGAAACCAGAATGCGTGAAAGAGCCAGAAAGAACATCTACAGTTTCCCAAGAACCTAAACGGATGGAAAAATCTACGGACACAGAGGAGGACAACATAACTGCACCGCAGTTTAGCAACAAAACCACGCAGTTCCCGTCGGTTCATGCTGAGCTGTTCTCAGAGCCTGAGGGCGCCCCTGAAGCAGCTCGTGCTCCTTCGAAACCGACCGCCCCTGAGAATGCCACCCCGGCCTCACCGCCGTCGCCAGCAGCTGTCTCACCCGAGCTGGCCTATGTCCCTGCTGACCCAGCTCAGTTTGCTGTTCAGATGTTAG CAATAGCAGCAAGCGAAGCAGGACAACCACCACCATATTCTAACATGTGGACCCTTTATTGTCTAACTGACATGAGTCAACAAAGTCGCCCGTCACCACCACCTGCACCTGGGCCTTTCCCCCAAGCAACCCTCTATTTACCTAATTCTAAGGAGCCACAGTTTCTGCAGCACCCACCAAAAGTTGCTTCTCCAACTTCCGGGATGATGGACAGCAAGACGACCAGTGCCCCGCCTTTCATTTTAGTGGGCTCAAATGTTCAGGAAGCACAGGACTGGAAGCCTGTTCCCCAGTCAGATGCCTTGAAGAGATACACTGCAGTGCAAGTCCCCATTGCTGTTCCTGCAGATCAGAAATTCCAGAAACACACCCCCAATCCCCAGAATGCTAATCCTCCTACAAGTGGACAAGATGTCCCCAGACCACAAAGtccagtttttctttctgttgctttCCCGGTAGAAGATGTAGCCAAAAAACGTTCAGGATTTGGTGACAAAGGTACTCCCTGTGGAAGTTACGGTattgctggagaaataactgtGACAACTGCCAATGTTCGCAGAGCAGAAACTTGA
- the CABYR gene encoding calcium-binding tyrosine phosphorylation-regulated protein isoform X5, with the protein MISGRPRLVVPYGLKTLLEGVSRAILKTNPPNITQFAAVYFKELIVFREGNNSLDVKDLVKLFHQIKGEKWSEGMAQEKKPECVKEPERTSTVSQEPKRMEKSTDTEEDNITAPQFSNKTTQFPSVHAELFSEPEGAPEAARAPSKPTAPENATPASPPSPAAVSPELAYVPADPAQFAVQMLEDVAKKRSGFGDKGTPCGSYGIAGEITVTTANVRRAET; encoded by the exons ATGATTTCTGGAAGGCCCAGACTTGTCGTACCTTATGGCCTCAAGACTCTGCTTGAGGGAGTTAGCAGAGCCATACTCAAAACCAATCCACCAAACATCACCCAGTTTGCAGCAGTTTATTTCAAAGAACTTATTGTGTTTAGAGAAG gaAATAATTCTCTGGATGTAAAAGATCTTGTTAAACTATTTCATCAGATAAAAG GGGAGAAGTGGTCAGAAGGAATGGCACAAGAGAAGAAACCAGAATGCGTGAAAGAGCCAGAAAGAACATCTACAGTTTCCCAAGAACCTAAACGGATGGAAAAATCTACGGACACAGAGGAGGACAACATAACTGCACCGCAGTTTAGCAACAAAACCACGCAGTTCCCGTCGGTTCATGCTGAGCTGTTCTCAGAGCCTGAGGGCGCCCCTGAAGCAGCTCGTGCTCCTTCGAAACCGACCGCCCCTGAGAATGCCACCCCGGCCTCACCGCCGTCGCCAGCAGCTGTCTCACCCGAGCTGGCCTATGTCCCTGCTGACCCAGCTCAGTTTGCTGTTCAGATGTTAG AAGATGTAGCCAAAAAACGTTCAGGATTTGGTGACAAAGGTACTCCCTGTGGAAGTTACGGTattgctggagaaataactgtGACAACTGCCAATGTTCGCAGAGCAGAAACTTGA